The following coding sequences are from one Nicotiana tomentosiformis chromosome 3, ASM39032v3, whole genome shotgun sequence window:
- the LOC138907294 gene encoding secreted RxLR effector protein 161-like, translating to MEDSKEIDTHIATTTKLDVDEPSSSVYQKLYRGMIGSLLYLTASRPDIVFSVGLCARFQTNPKESHLTAVKRILIYLKGTIDPCLWYPKGSNFNLVEYNDADYVGFFVDRKITSGMAYFFGSCLVSCATKKQNFVALSTVEAKCVVVASCCAQLLWIKQQLMDFGIDVGCIPITLVQLV from the coding sequence atggaagattccaaagaaattgacactcatatagcaacaaccacaaaattggatgtagATGAACCTAGTTCATCTGTttatcagaagttgtataggggaatgattggctctttgttatatctcactgctagcagacctgatattgttttcagtgtaggcctttgtgctagatttcagacaaatccaaaggagtctcacttgactgctgtcaaaAGGATCTTGatatacctaaaaggcaccattGACCCTTGcttatggtatccaaaaggtagtaattttaaCTTAGTGGAATATAATGATGCTGATTATGTAGGTTTTTTTGTGGATAGAAAAATCACCTCAGGTATGGCATATTTTTtcggctcatgtcttgtgtcttgtgccaccaaaaagcaaaattttgtggccttatctactgttgAAGCTAAGTGTGTTGTtgttgcctcatgttgtgctcaattattgtggatcaaacagcaattaatggactttggaattgatgtaggttgtatccccataACACtggtgcaattagtatga
- the LOC138907295 gene encoding uncharacterized protein has product MRDHIQGEDYELWDIVTDGPLATLKKNAKGVDVPKTRADCTAEGLKKWEKNIKAKKWLVAHEGTSQVKRSRGTLMYSQYENFAMKDGETNQEMYTRFTTLTNELKSLGRIIPEEKRVEKILTRVLPITWESKITSIQ; this is encoded by the exons ATGCGAGATCACATTCAAGGAGAGGattatgagctatgggacattgtcactgaTGGTCCATTGGCTACATTGAAGAAAAATGCTAAAGGAGTAGATGTTCCAAAGACAAGAGCGGATTGCACTGCCGAGGGcttgaagaaatgggagaagaatattaaagccaagaaatggctt gtggctcatgaaggaactaGTCAAGTAAAGAGATCTAGAGGAACTCTAATGTACTCTCAGTatgagaactttgctatgaaggaTGGAGAGACTAAtcaagagatgtacacaaggttcactacactgacaaatgaactaaaatctcttggaaggattattcctgaaGAAAAGAGGGTTGAGAAGATACTTACTAGGGTATTGCCAATCACTTGGGAAAGCAAGATCACTTCCATCCaataa